In one Deltaproteobacteria bacterium genomic region, the following are encoded:
- a CDS encoding (2Fe-2S)-binding protein produces the protein MNISFDINGRRCEVDVDPLDRLLDVLRRDLGLTGTKEGCGEGECGACTVLVDGDPVNACLVPVAQIAGRAVVTVEGVAADGVLADVQRALIDHGAAQCGICTPGIVLCAIAALDREPGASRARIRELLAGNLCRCTGYQRIVDAVADAQARRRGR, from the coding sequence ACATCAACGGACGGCGCTGCGAGGTCGATGTCGACCCGCTCGACCGGCTGCTCGACGTGCTGCGCCGCGACCTGGGACTCACGGGCACCAAGGAAGGGTGCGGCGAGGGGGAGTGCGGCGCGTGTACCGTCCTCGTCGATGGCGATCCGGTCAACGCGTGCCTGGTCCCGGTCGCCCAGATCGCCGGCCGCGCGGTCGTGACCGTCGAGGGGGTCGCCGCCGACGGCGTGCTCGCCGATGTGCAGCGAGCGCTGATCGACCACGGCGCGGCCCAGTGCGGGATCTGCACGCCGGGCATCGTGCTGTGCGCGATCGCCGCGCTCGACCGCGAGCCCGGCGCGTCGCGCGCGCGCATCCGCGAGCTGCTCGCGGGCAACCTGTGCCGGTGTACCGGTTACCAGCGGATCGTCGATGCGGTCGCCGACGCACAGGCGCGACGGAGGGGGCGGTGA